Sequence from the Pedobacter sp. D749 genome:
CTCATTGGGCTACCCACAATGTTACTGCGACCAACAACAACACAGTGCATTCCAGTTGTGTCGATGTCGTACTCTTGCAACATCAATAAAATACCATAAGGAGTTGCCGGAATAAAGCAAGGTAGGTTACGCATCATCCTCCCCAAATTTACAGGATGGAAACCATCTACATCTTTACGATAATCGATCTTTTCAGTTACTTTTTCCGGATCAATATGTTTAGGTAAAGGCAACTGAACTATTAATCCATCCACATCATCATCCTGATTAATTTCTTCAATTTTCGCCAATAATTCTGCTTCAGTTACCGAGTTATCATATCTATGTAGTGATGATTTAAAGCCAACTTTTTCACAGTTTTTCATCTTACTGGCCACATAGGTTTCGCTGCCGCCATCGTTACCAACCAAAATGGCAACCAGGTGTGGCTTGCGACCGTTTTTATTTAAAAATTCAGCGGCTTCTTCCGCAATTTGAACTTTAACTTTCTCTGATACGTATTTACCGTCTAATAATTTCATTTTAAAAGTATCGGGTAGTGAGTACCAAGTATCAAGACCAAATGGTCTACTTGATTGCTCTTTATAATTTTAACTATTATTTAAATTTGCGAGAATCTTGATACCTGATACTTGTATCTTGATTCTATTTTAATCCAATTTCAAAACTGCCATAAATGCTGTCTGTGGAATTTCTACGTTACCCACCTGACGCATACGTTTTTTACCTTTTTTCTGTTTTTCCAATAACTTACGTTTACGGGAAATATCACCACCATAACATTTAGCCGTTACATCTTTACGTAAAGCACTAAGCGTTTCGCGGGCAATAACTTTAGCTCCAATTGAAGCCTGTATTTTAATCTCGAATTGTTGACGAGGGATTAATTCTCTTAATTTCTCGCAAATTTTCTTTCCGAAATCGTAAGCGTTGCTTCTATGGATTAATGAAGATAAAGCATCAACAGGTTCATCGTTTAACAATAAATCCAATCGCACTAAATCAGATTTACGGTAACCGATTTGGTGATAATCAAACGAAGCGTATCCTTTAGAAAGTGTTTTTAACCTGTCATAGAAATCGAATACGATCTCGGCCATTGGCATTTCGAAAACCAACTCAACCCTGTCTGAAGTTAGATAGGATTGATTAATAATCGATCCTCGTTTTTGGATACAAAGCGACATTATCGGACCAACAAAATCAGACTTGGTAATAATGTTTGCTTTGATGTAAGGTTCTTCAACCGAATCCAGTTTACTTGGATCTGGCAAATCAGATGGATTATTTACGATAAACTCGTCACCTTTTGTCGTGTGTGCAATGTACGATACGTTGGGAACCGTTGTAATTACCGTCATATCGAACTCACGCTCTAAACGCTCCTGGATAATCTCCATGTGCAGCATTCCTAAGAAACCGCAACGGAAACCAAAACCAAGTGCCGCAGAACTTTCCGGCTCGAAAACAATAGAAGCGTCGTTCAGCTGCAACTTATGCATCGCCTCACGCAGTTCTTCAAACTCATCAGTATCTACAGGGTAAATACCAGCAAAAACCATTGGCTTAACCTCTTCGAAACCCTGAATGGCATCTAACGACGGTCTGGCCACAGTTGTAATCGTATCACCAACTTTTACCTCTCTGGCTTCTTTAATACCGGAAATAATGTAACCCACATCGCCAGTTTTAACTACACTACGTGGCGCCATATCCAGTTTCAAAATACCAACCTCATCAGCCAGATATTCTTTGCCTGTATTGATAAATTTTACTTTATCACCTTTTTTAATCTCGCCATTTACCACTTTGTAATAAGCGATAATCCCTCTGAATGAGTTAAAAACAGAGTCGAAAATCAACGCTTGCAAAGGTGCTTCCGGATCTCCAACAGGAGCAGGAACGCGGTCTACGATGGCCTGAATTATATCAGGAATCCCTAAACCTGTTTTACCAGACGCAGGAATAATATCTTCACGTTTACAGCCAATTAAATCAATAATCTGGTCTTTAACTTCCTCAGGCATAGCCCCAGGCAAATCCATTTTATTTAAAATCGGAATAATTTCAAGGTCGTGCTCTAAAGCCAGATATAAATTGGAAATAGTCTGGGCCTGAATTCCTTGCGAAGCATCTACAATCAATAATGCCCCTTCACAGGCTGCAATAGAGCGAGAAACCTCGTACGAGAAATCTACGTGTCCTGGCGTATCAATCAGGTTAAAATTGTACTCAATATCACCAACCTTATAGTTCATTTGTATGGCATGACTTTTAATCGTTATGCCTCTCTCACGCTCTAAATCCATGTTGTCGAGCAATTGCGCCTGCGCCTCACGCTGCGAAATCGTCGCTGTATATTCTAATAACCTATCAGCCAGGGTGCTCTTACCATGGTCAATATGTGCAATAATGCAAAAATTACGTATATGCTTCATCTTTGCGCAAAGATATGTTTTTTAAGGTAATTTTTAATCTAGAAAATATCCACCCCAAGCACTTTGATTTGAAAAGCAAATACAGTGGCTTTTCGGTTACAGTAGTCCTGCTTTCCACTTTACTCCATTGCATTGCGTGTTCGTTCCAATCAGGTTTATTAACCATCTGTAATAATTCTTTTGAAACGATTTATTATCCGGTGCTTAAATTAACAACAGAATAAACACTGATCATATTCAACTAAGTAATTCAACTGTGCCTATCTGAGGTAAAAATTAAACCATCGTTTTCTTCCATTTACCTTTTTTAAATAAGAAGTAAGCAGCTACAGCAATTCCAGCTTCTGCCGTTGGTATAGCAATAAAAACTCCGGTTGGACCCATTTCTAAATATTTCGCTAAGAAGTAAGCCAAAGGAATCTGGAACAGCCAAAATGCAAAAACATTAATTTTTGTAGGCGTCCAGGTATCGCCAGCACCATTAAATGCGCTGCTAAATACCATTGCCGCTCCATAAATCACAAAACCGAGGCTCATAATTTTAAGGGCCTTACCCGCAATAGCTATCACCTTTTCATCTGAAGTGAAAAATGCAGCGAACAAATGCCCACAAGTAAGAAAGAGTACACTTACTACCGCCATAAAAATCAAAATATATTTTAAGGTTTGGAAAACGGACTTTTCAGCACGATCTATGTGGCCAGCACCCAAATTTTGACCAACCAAAGTCGCGGCTGCATTGCTTAAGCCCCAGGCTGGTAACATAAAAAACATCATGAGTCGTAGTGCTGTTTGGTAACCTGCCGATCCCGTATCACCACCAGTAGTGGCAACCAGTTCTGCTAAAAACACCCAGCTGCAGCTTGCAATTACAAACTGAAAGATGGCGGGAGCGGCAATCTTAACAATTGCTTTAATCTGCGTAAAATCTGGAATAAAATGGCTGATGCGTATCTTAAGCGCATTTTTACCGCTAAATAAATTGTACACCTGGTAGCTAACACCCAAACCACGACCAATTGTGGTTGCAATTGCAGCGCCTGTTAAACCAAATGCAGGCACAGGTCCAAAACCGTTAATAAAAATAGGGCAGAGGATGATGTTGGCAATATTGGCGATCCATAAACTTCGCATTGCGATTGCCGCGTTACCAGCACCTCTAAAAATTCCATTAATCAAGAATAGAAGTACAATTATGATACTTCCGCCCATCATAATGCGGACGAATGCGATACCTTGCTCAGCAGTTTCAGCTGAAGCCCCCATGAGCAATAGAATATCACCAGCGTAAATTAACCCCAGGATACTGATTATTATGTTTACGAAAACAGCTATCACAATGGTTTGCATTCCAGCCTTTGATGCCGCTTCTGGATTTTTTTCGCCAATTCTACGTGCAACCACAGCAGTTGCAGCCATACTTAAGCCAATGGCTAATGAATAAATAATGGTTAAAACCGATTCCGTTAAACCAACGGTCTGTATAGCATGACTACTATTTTCCAGGTGGCCAACAAAATATAAATCAACCAAAGCAAAAACCGATTCCATAGCCATTTCCAACATCATGGGAATGGCCAATAAAATAATGGCGCGTTTTATACTAATGGAAGTGAGGTCAACTTCGTGACCTTTTAAAGACTGGATTAGAATATCGAAAAATGACGATAGTTTGCCCTGCGCCTTTGTAGACTGTGACATATAATAAAAATAAATTGTGATGTATAAACCAATGATACGCGGTTAAGCG
This genomic interval carries:
- a CDS encoding bifunctional 5,10-methylenetetrahydrofolate dehydrogenase/5,10-methenyltetrahydrofolate cyclohydrolase, translating into MKLLDGKYVSEKVKVQIAEEAAEFLNKNGRKPHLVAILVGNDGGSETYVASKMKNCEKVGFKSSLHRYDNSVTEAELLAKIEEINQDDDVDGLIVQLPLPKHIDPEKVTEKIDYRKDVDGFHPVNLGRMMRNLPCFIPATPYGILLMLQEYDIDTTGMHCVVVGRSNIVGSPMSILMARNANPGNCTVTLTHSRTKDLKEQVLQADIVIAAIGKKNFVTADMVKPGAIIIDVGINRETSTETKSGFKLFGDVDFENVAPKASYITPVPGGVGLMTIVGLLKNTLASARKEIYS
- the lepA gene encoding translation elongation factor 4, translating into MKHIRNFCIIAHIDHGKSTLADRLLEYTATISQREAQAQLLDNMDLERERGITIKSHAIQMNYKVGDIEYNFNLIDTPGHVDFSYEVSRSIAACEGALLIVDASQGIQAQTISNLYLALEHDLEIIPILNKMDLPGAMPEEVKDQIIDLIGCKREDIIPASGKTGLGIPDIIQAIVDRVPAPVGDPEAPLQALIFDSVFNSFRGIIAYYKVVNGEIKKGDKVKFINTGKEYLADEVGILKLDMAPRSVVKTGDVGYIISGIKEAREVKVGDTITTVARPSLDAIQGFEEVKPMVFAGIYPVDTDEFEELREAMHKLQLNDASIVFEPESSAALGFGFRCGFLGMLHMEIIQERLEREFDMTVITTVPNVSYIAHTTKGDEFIVNNPSDLPDPSKLDSVEEPYIKANIITKSDFVGPIMSLCIQKRGSIINQSYLTSDRVELVFEMPMAEIVFDFYDRLKTLSKGYASFDYHQIGYRKSDLVRLDLLLNDEPVDALSSLIHRSNAYDFGKKICEKLRELIPRQQFEIKIQASIGAKVIARETLSALRKDVTAKCYGGDISRKRKLLEKQKKGKKRMRQVGNVEIPQTAFMAVLKLD
- a CDS encoding MATE family efflux transporter → MSQSTKAQGKLSSFFDILIQSLKGHEVDLTSISIKRAIILLAIPMMLEMAMESVFALVDLYFVGHLENSSHAIQTVGLTESVLTIIYSLAIGLSMAATAVVARRIGEKNPEAASKAGMQTIVIAVFVNIIISILGLIYAGDILLLMGASAETAEQGIAFVRIMMGGSIIIVLLFLINGIFRGAGNAAIAMRSLWIANIANIILCPIFINGFGPVPAFGLTGAAIATTIGRGLGVSYQVYNLFSGKNALKIRISHFIPDFTQIKAIVKIAAPAIFQFVIASCSWVFLAELVATTGGDTGSAGYQTALRLMMFFMLPAWGLSNAAATLVGQNLGAGHIDRAEKSVFQTLKYILIFMAVVSVLFLTCGHLFAAFFTSDEKVIAIAGKALKIMSLGFVIYGAAMVFSSAFNGAGDTWTPTKINVFAFWLFQIPLAYFLAKYLEMGPTGVFIAIPTAEAGIAVAAYFLFKKGKWKKTMV